One window of Bos indicus isolate NIAB-ARS_2022 breed Sahiwal x Tharparkar chromosome 18, NIAB-ARS_B.indTharparkar_mat_pri_1.0, whole genome shotgun sequence genomic DNA carries:
- the EMC8 gene encoding ER membrane protein complex subunit 8 isoform X2, with the protein MPGVKLTTQAYCKMVLHGAKYPHCAVNGLLVAEKQKPRKEHLPLGGPGAHHTLFVDCIPLFHGTLALAPMLEVALTLIDSWCKDNSYVIAGYYQANERVKDASPNQVAEKVASRIAEGFSDTALIMVDNTKFTMDCVVPTIHVYEHHENKWRCRDPHYDYCEDWPEAQRISASLLDSRSYETLVDFDNHLDDIRNDWTNPEINKAVLHLC; encoded by the exons ATGCCCGGGGTGAAGCTGACCACCCAGGCCTACTGCAAGATGGTGCTGCACGGCGCGAAGTACCCGCACTGCGCCGTCAACGGACTGCTCGTGGCCGAGAAGCAGAAGCCACGCAAGGAGCACCTGCCCCTGGGCGGCCCGGGCGCCCACCACACCCTCTTCGTGGACTGTATCCCCCTCTTCCACGGCACCCTGGCCCTCGCCCCCATGCTGGAGGTGGCCCTCACCTTG aTTGATTCGTGGTGCAAAGATAATAGCTACGTGATTGCTGGTTATTATCAAGCTAATGAACGAGTAAAGGATGCCAG TCCAAACCAGGTAGCAGAAAAGGTGGCCTCCAGAATCGCCGAGGGCTTCAGTGACACGGCTCTCATCATG GTAGACAACACTAAGTTCACGATGGACTGTGTGGTCCCCACGATCCACGTGTATGAACACCACGAAAACAAATGGCGCTGCAGAGACCCGCACTA TGATTACTGTGAAGACTGGCCAGAGGCCCAGAGGATCTCAGCATCGCTCCTGGACAGCCGGTCCTACGAAACACTCGTGGATTTTGATAACCACCTGGATGACATTCGGAATGACTGGACAAATCCAGAGATCAATAAAGCTGTTCTGCACTTGTGTTAG
- the COX4I1 gene encoding cytochrome c oxidase subunit 4 isoform 1, mitochondrial, with translation MLATRVFSLIGRRAISTSVCVRAHGSVVKSEDYALPSYVDRRDYPLPDVAHVKNLSASQKALKEKEKASWSSLSIDEKVELYRLKFKESFAEMNRSTNEWKTVVGAAMFFIGFTALLLIWEKHYVYGPIPHTFEEEWVAKQTKRMLDMKVAPIQGFSAKWDYDKNEWKK, from the exons atGTTGGCAACCAGAGTATTTAGCCTGATTGGTAGGCGTGCAATCTCCACCTCGGTGTGTGTTCGGGCCCATG GAAGTGTTGTAAAGAGTGAAGATTATGCTCTCCCGAGTTATGTGGACCGGCGTGACTACCCCTTGCCCGACGTGGCCCATGtcaagaacctgtctgccagccAGAAGGCcttgaaggagaaggagaaggcttcctggagcagCCTCTCCATTGATGAGAAAGTTGAAC TGTACCGCCTTAAGTTCAAGGAGAGCTTCGCCGAGATGAACAGGAGCACAAATGAGTGGAAGACGGTGGTGGGCGCGGCCATGTTCTTCATCGGCTTCACCGCGCTCCTCCTCATCTGGGAGAAGCACTATG TGTACGGCCCCATCCCGCACACCTTTGAAGAGGAGTGGGTGGCCAAGCAGACCAAGAGGATGCTCGACATGAAGGTGGCCCCCATCCAGGGCTTCTCGGCCAAGTGGGACTACGACAAGAACGAGTGGAAGAAGTAA
- the EMC8 gene encoding ER membrane protein complex subunit 8 isoform X1 has translation MPGVKLTTQAYCKMVLHGAKYPHCAVNGLLVAEKQKPRKEHLPLGGPGAHHTLFVDCIPLFHGTLALAPMLEVALTLIDSWCKDNSYVIAGYYQANERVKDARGLGPVRTEGGRVPSAAWTQSGFCASLSVDDMQSCSLIPDSSAFPKTSLTVWSLHPCMPLVSPQCVSYQPLLRVHLPPYVDELEPVHGLSVLVLLHEGSCQSVNPLPQAKLCGELSHGLLALALKLLH, from the exons ATGCCCGGGGTGAAGCTGACCACCCAGGCCTACTGCAAGATGGTGCTGCACGGCGCGAAGTACCCGCACTGCGCCGTCAACGGACTGCTCGTGGCCGAGAAGCAGAAGCCACGCAAGGAGCACCTGCCCCTGGGCGGCCCGGGCGCCCACCACACCCTCTTCGTGGACTGTATCCCCCTCTTCCACGGCACCCTGGCCCTCGCCCCCATGCTGGAGGTGGCCCTCACCTTG aTTGATTCGTGGTGCAAAGATAATAGCTACGTGATTGCTGGTTATTATCAAGCTAATGAACGAGTAAAGGATGCCAG AGGACTGGGCCCAGTCAGGACTGAGGGTGGCAGAGTCCCCAGCGCAGCATGGACTCAGAGCGGCTTCTGTGCCAGCCTCTCTGTGGACGACATGCAGAGCTGCTCTCTGATCCCTGATTCTTCAGCTTTTCCCAAGACATCTCTGACTGTTTGGTCCCTGCATCCGTGCATGCCTCTGGTTTCTCCTCAGTGCGTCTCTTACCAGCCCCTCCTTCGAGTCCACCTGCCTCCCTATGTTGATGAACTGGAGCCTGTTCACGGCCTGTCAGTCTTGGTCTTATTACACGAAGGAAGCTGCCAGAGTGTGAATCCCCTGCCCCAGGCCAAGCTCTGTGGTGAGCTGAGCCACGGACTCCTGGCCCTTGCCCTCAAGCTGCTGCACTGA